From a single Endozoicomonas euniceicola genomic region:
- a CDS encoding phage portal protein → MPWNLFKRSVSVEAPTKKKSRRFINHALVKSLFDGAKTDRLRADWPSFPIDGCAIIRRNQRILVARSREQAANNDYARSFLRGVKNNVVGAAGVKLQARAMDANKTLDTMANDAIESAWREWSKRENCDVAGRMSWPELEKLLVTTAAKDGELLLVMMEGAEAGPWGFSLQVIDPQYLPVDYDRDNMADGHYIRHGVEMNQYGRPVAYHLETHENNTRAYLWGSTRYIRIPAENVIHGFVSDFIGQYRGLPWMATALWRMKNLNEFEDSALTNARTGANKLGFLESESGDEFDPDEEELELNTESGEFTVLPPGIKPPTSWDPGYPAGEFEKFSQHALKGIAAGLGMAYHNLASDLTGVNYSSGRLGALEEREFWKDMQAWLIECLHQRVYERWLNRALLTGRIVTETGRPLPAHKINKFLNVHWQPRRWDWVDPQKDMNAAAGAMDKLLKSPGEIIRSQGRDPDEVWREYARDIDAMRKAGIPEDKINLFLQGKANASSQPANNPAADKDAE, encoded by the coding sequence ATGCCCTGGAACCTGTTCAAGCGTTCGGTGTCGGTTGAGGCACCCACCAAGAAGAAAAGCCGCAGGTTTATTAACCATGCGCTGGTTAAATCCCTGTTCGATGGCGCAAAAACCGACCGGCTCAGGGCCGACTGGCCATCCTTTCCCATTGATGGTTGCGCCATTATTCGCCGTAACCAGCGTATTCTGGTCGCCCGATCCCGGGAACAGGCCGCTAATAACGACTATGCCCGTTCATTCCTGCGGGGTGTGAAGAACAATGTGGTGGGCGCTGCCGGGGTTAAGCTGCAGGCGCGCGCCATGGATGCCAACAAAACATTAGACACCATGGCGAACGATGCCATTGAATCCGCCTGGCGTGAATGGAGCAAACGAGAGAACTGTGACGTGGCGGGTCGCATGAGCTGGCCGGAGCTGGAAAAGCTGTTAGTCACCACCGCCGCCAAAGACGGTGAGCTCCTGCTGGTAATGATGGAAGGTGCTGAGGCGGGACCCTGGGGTTTTTCATTGCAGGTCATCGATCCGCAATACCTGCCGGTGGACTACGACCGTGACAACATGGCGGACGGGCATTACATACGACACGGTGTAGAGATGAACCAGTATGGTCGCCCTGTCGCCTATCATCTGGAAACCCACGAGAACAACACAAGAGCTTATCTCTGGGGTTCAACCCGTTATATCCGGATACCTGCCGAGAATGTTATTCACGGTTTTGTTTCTGACTTCATTGGTCAATACCGGGGACTGCCGTGGATGGCCACCGCCCTGTGGCGCATGAAGAACCTGAACGAGTTTGAAGACTCGGCCCTGACCAATGCCCGAACCGGGGCTAATAAACTGGGCTTTCTGGAAAGTGAAAGCGGTGACGAGTTCGACCCGGACGAAGAAGAGCTGGAACTGAATACTGAGTCAGGGGAATTTACGGTACTGCCCCCCGGTATAAAACCACCCACCTCATGGGACCCGGGCTATCCTGCCGGAGAATTTGAAAAGTTCAGCCAGCACGCTCTGAAGGGCATCGCCGCCGGTCTGGGTATGGCGTACCACAACCTGGCGTCTGACCTGACCGGAGTGAATTACAGTTCTGGCCGGTTGGGCGCACTGGAAGAGCGTGAGTTCTGGAAGGATATGCAGGCGTGGCTGATCGAATGCCTGCACCAGCGGGTTTATGAACGCTGGTTAAACCGGGCGCTATTGACCGGACGCATTGTTACGGAAACCGGCAGGCCACTGCCCGCCCACAAAATTAACAAGTTTCTGAATGTTCACTGGCAGCCCCGCCGGTGGGACTGGGTTGATCCACAGAAAGACATGAACGCCGCCGCCGGAGCCATGGACAAGTTACTGAAAAGCCCTGGCGAAATTATCCGCAGTCAGGGACGTGACCCTGATGAGGTGTGGCGGGAATACGCCCGTGATATTGACGCCATGAGAAAAGCCGGGATTCCGGAAGACAAAATCAATTTATTCTTGCAGGGAAAAGCCAATGCCAGCAGCCAGCCAGCAAACAATCCAGCAGCTGATAAAGACGCTGAATGA
- a CDS encoding phage baseplate assembly protein V, with protein MDVYRILEDLERRLSNLLRIGVIENKGGEPSDKVRVRIGELHTKPLPWLTHRAGNDKTWWKPEDGEQVLVLSPFGDLAQGVVLPSLYKEQFSAPYNDAGKHITEYADGARIEYDRNAHKLTAQLPGGATTELTSSGGITFTGDLLVNGNITATQDITDSTRSMQADRDIYNGHNHPGVASGPSTTGAVAQKQ; from the coding sequence ATGGACGTTTACCGGATACTGGAAGACCTGGAACGGCGACTTTCCAACCTGTTGCGGATTGGCGTAATAGAGAACAAGGGGGGCGAGCCGTCTGACAAGGTTCGTGTCCGGATCGGTGAGCTGCACACCAAGCCCTTGCCCTGGTTAACCCATCGGGCAGGTAATGATAAGACCTGGTGGAAGCCGGAAGACGGGGAACAGGTGCTGGTACTGTCACCGTTTGGTGATCTGGCTCAGGGCGTGGTTCTTCCTTCTTTATATAAGGAACAGTTTTCAGCCCCCTATAACGATGCAGGCAAACACATCACTGAATACGCGGATGGCGCCCGTATTGAGTACGACCGTAACGCCCACAAGCTGACCGCACAGTTACCCGGGGGCGCAACCACTGAGCTGACCAGCAGCGGTGGGATTACCTTTACAGGTGACTTGCTGGTGAACGGCAATATCACCGCCACTCAGGACATCACCGACAGTACCCGCAGTATGCAGGCTGACCGGGATATCTATAACGGGCATAACCACCCCGGCGTGGCGTCCGGGCCTTCTACTACCGGGGCGGTTGCTCAGAAACAATAA
- a CDS encoding phage major capsid protein, which translates to MPAASQQTIQQLIKTLNDSKPRRTFEVRSIDEEKRTVELAFSSEEPYRRWFGNEVLGHDTDEIRLDRLQDGAPLLFNHHFDKHIGTIESVTVSNDKVGRVLVRFGNSELANEKWRDVVDDILKKSSVGYLVHAMRLVEERDDGVDEYRVTDWEPYEVSLVTVPADNSVGVGRSMDDNSRSEITPEETDEQNGNTASHGETEPEPNNQSRDIEMPDPVKPEQTPPADDQVNARQERQAGTDAERKRVKTIMDMVTAYGHEQLGMKHIADGKSPEDFQKALLEEMNKRGQAPVKNPPSSGEDAELGMNDKEVRQYSFMKAIRALANPQDIRVQKDAAFEIECSHAAAEKSGKSAQGIIVPQDVLSRAISPGGTGAEVIATDLLSESFIDVLLNRSVVLGLCTQLSGLVGNVDIPRMASGATGYWVDDDEDVTASQQEFDKISLSPKTVGALVEITRRQLVQSSLDMEGLVRRDIARQLALTIDLAALYGTGGNNQPTGVANTSGINSVTFAKANQPTFTELVQMESEISADNADVNSMKYLLDAKLRGHCKTTEKFSGSNGQTIWETGNTINGYSTEVTNQMKAGEVIFGNWADLICGMWGGLDLTVDPFTHSAKGRVRVVAFEDVDFAMRHVESFCRGKVA; encoded by the coding sequence ATGCCAGCAGCCAGCCAGCAAACAATCCAGCAGCTGATAAAGACGCTGAATGACAGCAAACCACGCCGCACCTTTGAAGTTCGCAGCATTGATGAGGAAAAGCGCACCGTTGAACTGGCGTTCTCCAGTGAAGAACCCTATCGCCGGTGGTTCGGTAACGAAGTACTGGGACACGATACGGACGAAATCCGGCTGGACCGGTTACAGGATGGTGCGCCACTGTTGTTTAACCACCACTTTGACAAGCATATCGGCACCATTGAAAGCGTCACTGTCAGTAATGACAAGGTGGGTCGGGTACTGGTGCGCTTTGGTAACTCAGAACTTGCCAATGAGAAGTGGCGGGATGTGGTGGACGACATTCTGAAGAAGTCCAGCGTCGGCTATCTGGTTCATGCCATGCGGCTGGTGGAAGAACGGGATGATGGCGTGGACGAGTACCGGGTAACGGACTGGGAGCCTTACGAAGTATCGCTGGTGACGGTTCCGGCTGACAATTCCGTAGGCGTAGGGCGCTCAATGGACGATAACAGTCGGTCGGAAATAACCCCGGAGGAAACCGACGAACAAAACGGCAACACTGCCAGTCATGGTGAAACCGAACCTGAACCTAACAATCAATCAAGGGATATTGAAATGCCTGATCCAGTAAAACCAGAACAAACCCCACCTGCTGATGATCAGGTGAACGCCCGGCAGGAGCGTCAGGCAGGAACTGATGCAGAACGCAAGCGGGTAAAAACCATCATGGACATGGTGACAGCCTACGGTCATGAACAGCTGGGCATGAAGCACATTGCCGACGGCAAGAGCCCGGAAGACTTCCAGAAGGCGCTGCTGGAAGAGATGAACAAGCGTGGTCAGGCACCGGTGAAGAATCCACCCAGCTCTGGCGAAGACGCTGAGCTGGGCATGAACGATAAAGAAGTGCGCCAGTACAGCTTTATGAAAGCCATTCGCGCGCTGGCCAACCCTCAGGATATTCGGGTGCAGAAAGATGCTGCATTTGAGATTGAATGTTCCCACGCTGCCGCAGAAAAAAGCGGAAAGAGCGCCCAGGGCATTATCGTGCCTCAGGATGTTCTGTCACGAGCTATCAGTCCGGGGGGAACCGGCGCTGAAGTGATTGCCACCGATTTACTGTCTGAGTCGTTTATTGACGTACTGCTGAACCGTTCCGTGGTGCTGGGTCTGTGTACTCAGTTGTCCGGTCTGGTGGGCAACGTGGATATTCCCCGTATGGCGTCCGGCGCAACCGGCTACTGGGTAGACGACGATGAAGACGTGACCGCCAGTCAGCAGGAATTCGACAAAATCAGCCTGAGCCCGAAAACCGTGGGCGCACTGGTGGAAATCACCCGCCGGCAGCTGGTGCAGAGTTCGCTGGATATGGAAGGTCTGGTACGTCGTGACATCGCCCGCCAGCTGGCACTGACTATTGATCTGGCTGCCCTGTACGGAACCGGTGGTAACAATCAGCCTACCGGTGTTGCCAATACCAGTGGTATCAATTCCGTGACCTTCGCAAAGGCCAATCAGCCGACGTTCACTGAGCTGGTGCAGATGGAATCTGAAATCTCTGCGGATAACGCTGACGTGAACAGCATGAAGTACCTGCTGGACGCCAAGCTGCGTGGTCACTGTAAGACCACCGAGAAGTTCAGCGGCTCCAATGGCCAGACCATCTGGGAGACCGGCAACACCATCAACGGTTACAGCACTGAAGTGACCAACCAGATGAAGGCCGGTGAAGTGATCTTCGGTAACTGGGCAGACCTGATCTGTGGCATGTGGGGCGGACTCGATTTAACCGTTGACCCGTTCACTCATTCCGCAAAAGGCCGGGTACGGGTTGTGGCGTTTGAAGATGTGGACTTCGCCATGCGTCACGTCGAAAGCTTCTGTCGCGGCAAGGTGGCGTAA
- a CDS encoding head-tail joining protein, producing MSHFDWEDLDDFLNDDEFAAVAFFHTAQGEKRVHGIFDNAFLLAETGEVDIETTQPRFTCKASDTGLIERGQDVDIEGEPFSVLTVEPDGTGLAVVVLSNE from the coding sequence ATGAGCCACTTCGACTGGGAAGACCTTGACGACTTTCTGAACGATGATGAGTTTGCCGCCGTGGCGTTTTTTCATACGGCTCAGGGCGAAAAGCGGGTACACGGCATTTTTGACAATGCGTTTTTACTGGCTGAAACCGGTGAGGTGGATATTGAAACCACCCAGCCCCGGTTTACCTGCAAGGCGTCGGATACCGGGCTGATCGAACGGGGGCAGGACGTGGACATAGAAGGTGAGCCTTTCAGCGTCCTGACCGTCGAGCCGGACGGCACCGGGCTGGCTGTGGTCGTTCTGTCCAATGAATAA
- a CDS encoding phage tail protein I: MSDLLPPSATKQERALASISERIEQLPVIYRKLWNPDLCPVEFLPYLAWAFSLDDWNDNWPEHIKRQSLKDALYQHRIKGSLQAVENAIARFGTTANITEWWQQSPKGLPHTFSVDISAQDNERQLPVLEIGTGDEEALHCSQAIPVQTGRVYRVRFKVRQTVDNPGSSGIFAGVATLDKDFNYLNSDPGWYRYCCTFGRSITSADGWQVFEGEITGEGDDNHNQFRPGTAYIRPMFFVNCWDGTGTAQVAELECWDLFENRQLVPNPRFENGKQGWSTVYVGETVPDNAPGTIKTAAFRPDADLQDDIINAIKQAKPLRSDFNFNVGTVHAAPLELNAHVHQVVLSRETWE; the protein is encoded by the coding sequence GTGTCTGACTTGCTTCCACCTTCAGCAACTAAACAAGAAAGAGCGCTTGCCAGCATCAGCGAACGCATTGAGCAATTGCCGGTGATTTACCGCAAGCTCTGGAACCCTGACCTGTGTCCGGTTGAGTTCCTGCCCTACCTTGCCTGGGCGTTCAGTCTCGACGACTGGAACGACAACTGGCCGGAACATATCAAACGCCAGTCGTTAAAAGATGCCCTCTACCAGCACCGTATTAAAGGCAGTTTACAGGCGGTTGAAAACGCCATTGCCCGGTTCGGTACTACGGCGAATATTACCGAGTGGTGGCAGCAGTCGCCCAAGGGTTTGCCGCATACATTCAGCGTGGATATTTCAGCGCAGGATAATGAACGGCAGTTGCCGGTATTGGAGATTGGGACGGGGGATGAGGAAGCACTGCATTGCAGTCAGGCTATTCCGGTACAGACTGGCCGTGTCTATCGGGTTCGTTTCAAGGTTCGGCAAACCGTTGACAACCCGGGTTCAAGCGGTATTTTTGCAGGCGTGGCCACGCTGGATAAAGACTTTAATTATCTGAATTCTGATCCTGGTTGGTACCGTTATTGCTGTACTTTTGGTCGTTCCATTACCAGTGCCGATGGCTGGCAGGTGTTTGAGGGGGAGATTACTGGGGAAGGTGACGACAATCATAACCAGTTCCGCCCCGGTACTGCCTACATTCGGCCGATGTTTTTTGTGAATTGCTGGGATGGCACTGGCACCGCACAGGTCGCCGAACTGGAATGCTGGGACCTGTTCGAAAACAGACAACTGGTGCCTAACCCCCGCTTTGAAAACGGCAAGCAGGGCTGGTCAACAGTCTACGTAGGCGAAACCGTCCCCGACAACGCCCCCGGCACCATCAAAACCGCCGCCTTCCGCCCCGATGCTGACCTTCAGGACGACATCATCAACGCCATCAAACAGGCCAAGCCGTTACGCAGCGATTTTAATTTCAACGTGGGAACGGTTCACGCCGCACCGCTAGAGCTGAACGCCCACGTTCATCAGGTCGTATTATCCAGGGAGACATGGGAATGA
- a CDS encoding GPW/gp25 family protein, whose protein sequence is MNGTDAVSGKQLSGLDHLRQSITDILTTPVGTRIQRRSYGSRLFELVDAPMNRATLIDIYAAAAEALEIWEPRFKVEQIRAVAAQPGRVELDIVGDYLPDGQKITLDGIVI, encoded by the coding sequence ATGAACGGAACAGACGCTGTCAGTGGCAAGCAATTGTCCGGACTGGATCATCTGCGCCAGTCCATCACCGACATTCTCACCACCCCTGTTGGCACCCGCATTCAAAGGCGTAGCTACGGCTCGCGCCTGTTTGAACTGGTGGACGCCCCCATGAACCGGGCAACGCTGATTGATATTTACGCCGCAGCGGCGGAAGCGCTGGAAATCTGGGAACCCCGTTTCAAGGTTGAGCAGATTCGGGCAGTCGCAGCCCAGCCCGGCAGGGTGGAGTTAGACATTGTAGGTGACTATCTGCCGGACGGTCAGAAAATCACACTGGATGGGATTGTAATTTAA
- a CDS encoding baseplate assembly protein has product MSFTVIDLSQLPPPKVVEPLDYEQIIAEMIDQLVKLQPDFTALLESDPAYKILEVCAYREMLLRAKINDEAQAVMLPYATGSDLDNLGALWNVKRLVIDAGDPDAIPPREPTYETDSALRYRIQLSMEGQTNAGTEGSYIFQSLSASGQVKDAKPKRQNDADIINTILSHEGDGTPSADLLKTVTDHLMQKHVRQLTDDLTVQGATITTYRVKADLYTQGGLGVEQVMNAARDAVQKFVESRHKLGAIVPVSGIYGALQQAGVSRVVLHEPAADITPTDVQAAYCSAIELTQKQEVLNSV; this is encoded by the coding sequence ATGAGCTTCACCGTTATCGACCTGAGTCAGCTACCGCCACCGAAAGTGGTGGAGCCGCTGGACTATGAACAGATCATTGCCGAAATGATTGACCAGCTGGTCAAGCTGCAACCGGATTTTACGGCACTGCTTGAAAGCGACCCTGCCTACAAAATCCTTGAGGTCTGCGCCTACCGTGAAATGCTGCTACGGGCAAAGATCAACGACGAAGCTCAGGCGGTGATGCTGCCTTACGCCACGGGTTCCGACCTGGATAACCTCGGCGCACTGTGGAACGTTAAGCGACTGGTGATTGATGCCGGTGATCCTGACGCCATTCCACCACGGGAACCCACTTACGAAACTGATTCAGCCCTGCGTTACCGTATCCAGCTCTCTATGGAAGGGCAGACCAACGCAGGTACAGAAGGTTCGTACATCTTCCAGAGCCTCAGCGCATCCGGTCAGGTGAAAGACGCCAAACCCAAACGGCAAAACGACGCCGACATTATCAACACCATTCTGTCCCATGAGGGCGACGGCACACCGTCCGCTGACCTGCTGAAAACCGTCACGGATCATCTGATGCAGAAACACGTCAGGCAGCTGACCGACGACCTGACGGTGCAGGGTGCCACCATCACTACTTACCGGGTTAAAGCCGACCTCTACACGCAAGGCGGCTTAGGGGTTGAACAGGTGATGAACGCCGCCCGTGATGCGGTGCAGAAGTTTGTCGAGTCACGACATAAACTCGGGGCTATTGTGCCAGTGTCGGGTATTTACGGGGCGCTGCAACAGGCGGGTGTCAGTCGAGTGGTGCTCCATGAACCAGCGGCAGACATTACCCCCACGGATGTACAGGCGGCTTACTGTTCAGCTATTGAGCTGACTCAGAAGCAGGAGGTGCTGAACAGTGTCTGA